In Gemmatimonadota bacterium, a single genomic region encodes these proteins:
- a CDS encoding permease → MNRTAAYRAQQGIPVAQLGVDVRGAFITRTYTHLLGAILAFALIEIYLFQTGMAESIARVLLGGSWLIVLGGFIILSWIASHFAHSAQTRGGQYGALGLFVVGEAIIFTPLLYVADSMAPGVINSAATVTLLGFLGLTIVAFHTRKDFSFLGGLLRWGFICALVLIVASVLFGFHLGTIFTVAMIVLAGGAILYDTSNVLHHYPEDRHVGAALQLFASVALLFWYILQFFLSSRD, encoded by the coding sequence ATGAACAGGACGGCGGCCTACAGGGCACAGCAAGGCATACCCGTCGCGCAACTGGGTGTCGACGTGCGAGGGGCGTTCATTACCCGTACCTACACTCATCTTCTCGGGGCGATCCTGGCATTCGCCCTGATCGAGATCTACCTGTTTCAGACCGGCATGGCGGAGTCGATCGCCCGCGTGCTGCTCGGCGGGTCCTGGCTCATCGTTCTGGGCGGGTTCATCATCCTGAGCTGGATCGCGTCCCATTTCGCGCATAGTGCACAGACCAGGGGCGGTCAGTACGGCGCGTTGGGGCTGTTCGTCGTGGGCGAGGCCATCATCTTCACGCCTTTGCTCTACGTTGCCGATTCCATGGCGCCGGGCGTGATCAACAGCGCTGCCACGGTCACGCTCCTCGGTTTCCTCGGGTTGACGATCGTGGCCTTTCATACCCGCAAGGACTTTTCCTTCCTCGGCGGACTGCTGAGGTGGGGGTTCATCTGCGCCCTCGTGCTGATCGTGGCCAGCGTGCTTTTCGGGTTCCACCTGGGAACGATCTTCACCGTGGCCATGATCGTACTGGCCGGCGGTGCGATCCTCTACGACACATCGAACGTCCTGCACCACTATCCGGAAGACCGGCACGTAGGCGCGGCGCTTCAACTCTTCGCCTCCGTTGCGCTCTTGTTCTGGTACATTCTGCAGTTCTTCCTGTCCTCGAGAGACTAA